In Onthophagus taurus isolate NC chromosome 6, IU_Otau_3.0, whole genome shotgun sequence, a genomic segment contains:
- the LOC111424322 gene encoding periostin, with protein MPDRRFLLLPVFLRLLFIVGGLQLPDTSGIDGQLTVNHAVDQFFSLWLVFNSEAVNVSDQPFTIFAVRNSVELKKECLLSQPDLVKNLLLDHIVIGEKLDLNKTNGTAITATTASGKTVRVKETVSKEGAKGSFVANDANVLERGVSVPNGHLIILDRYLFPDATLKIGKNCSTVGLKEHQNVQQTTHTTQNGSFIDNVMQVLSLLKSGVRVFQHFLSRSNVSRLIDDDAEYTVFIPTDHAFQRWHPIDWGFYPFSVPEFTESIIVNHFVKGKLKQDGIKNGETVKTLGGREVTFKKNPSLLVNGASVIKGDTPISKGNIMFIAEVLFVSEAVVSRLHQQHRDKETPPLLAFPWFGAQFLSHAFLALERDKRFTHITRFLNLADLAPHVSGTGYTFFVPMDSAFEELGLDKMPDNYLSTGSGLQILLNHFVKGRLYDKDLKDGILLKSLGDRSMEISRDDGVVKINNATIIESEVFVYNLGTMFYIDKVLFVDGETLPIPSLPITTPKGQESEFTETTTIPPTEEVEKIPDELTEDGGMLPDVLYADATTNDFETETTSEDISELSSTFPNITT; from the exons ATGCCGGACCGACGGTTCCTGCTGCTCCCGGTATTCCTTCGCCTTCTATTTATCGTCGGCGGTTTGCAACTTCCGGATACATCAGGCATCGATGGACAGCTAACTGTCAATCATGCCGTTGATCAGTTTTTTTCCTTATGGCTGGTTTTTAATTCAGAGGCGGTCAACGTGTCCG ATCAACCTTTCACGATATTCGCCGTTCGAAATTCGGTCGAGctaaaaaaagaatgtttacTATCGCAGCCGGATTTAGTAAAGAACCTGTTGCTCGATCATATCGTAATAGGAGAAAAGttggatttaaataaaacaaatggaACAGCAATAACGGCAACAACGGCGAGCGGAAAAACTGTTAGGGTAAAGGAAACGGTTTCTAAGGAAGGTGCAAAAGGAAGTTTTGTAGCAAACGATGCGAATGTACTGGAACGAGGTGTCTCGGTTCCAAACGGGCACCTCATCATCCTCGATCGTTATCTCTTTCCTGATGCTACactgaaaattggaaaaaactGTTCAACGGTTGGGTTAAAAGAACACCAAAATGTTCAACAAACGACTCATACCACGCAAAACGGTTCGTTCATTGATAACGTTATGCAGGTTTTATCGTTATTAAAAAGTGGTGTGAGggtatttcaacattttctatCAAGATCAAATGTTTCACGGTTAATCGATGATG ATGCTGAATATACGGTTTTTATTCCAACGGACCACGCTTTTCAACGTTGGCATCCAATAGATTGGGGTTTTTATCCTTTCAGTGTACCCGAGTTCACTGAAAGCATCATAGTTAACCATTTTGTTAAGGGTAAACTGAAACAGGATGGGATTAAAAATGGCGAAACCGTTAAAACTTTAGGTGGAAGAGAGGTTACGTTTAAGAAGAATC cttCGCTTTTGGTAAACGGGGCGTCCGTTATAAAAGGTGATACCCCAATTTCAAAAGGCAACATCATGTTTATAGCCGAAGTTTTATTTGTAAGCGAAGCTGTAGTTTCGAGATTACACCAACAGCACCGAGACAAAGAAACACCTCCATTGTTGGCTTTCCCATGGTTTGGCGCCCAGTTTTTATCGCATGCCTTTTTGGCTTTAGAACGAGATAAACGATTCACACACATCACgaggtttttaaatttagcagATTTAGCACCACACGTTTCGGGCACTGGTTACACTTTCTTCGTACCGATGGATTCGGCGTTTGAGGAATTGGGATTAGATAAAATGCCGGATAATTATTTATCGACGGGATCGGggctacaaattttattgaatcATTTCGTTAAGGGAAGACTTTatgataaagatttaaaagatggaattttattgaaaagcttaGGCGATAGAAGTATGGAGATTTCAAGAGATGATG gtgttgttaaaataaataacgcAACAATCATTGAAAGCGAAGTATTCGTTTATAATCTTGGCACAATGTTTTACATCGATAAAGTTCTTTTTGTTGATGGCGAAACTCTCCCTATTCCCTCTTTACCAATTACAACTCCCAAAGGACAAGAATCTGAATTTACCGAAACTACAACGATTCCACCGACTGAAGAAGTTGAAAAAATTCCCGATGAGTTAACCGAAGACGGTGGAATGTTACCGGATGTTTTATACGCCGATGCTACAACAAACGATTTTGAAACGGAAACAACATCTGAAGATATCTCCGAATTGTCATCAACATTTCCGAATATCAcgacttaa
- the LOC111424325 gene encoding spermidine synthase, which yields MDNIKNGWFTENNTLWPEHKLSLKIENILHQEKSNYQDILVIKTKFHGIVLILDGIIQCTEHDEFSYQEMISFLPLCAHPNPSKVLIVGGGDGGVAREVAKHPLVKEIVQVEIDERVIEVSKKFLPFMAIGFQSPKLTLKICDGFEYLRQNPGQFDVIITDSSDPIGPASNLFTESYFGLLKKTLKSNGIICSQAGSIWENCTEIRNLMNGCKQHFNVVKYGISSVPTYPTGHIGFILASDDEKKVFEEPCFKFNSQELEDKKLKYYSYEMHKSAFVLPNVFSKILYE from the exons ATGGACAACATCAAAAACGGCTGGTTCACCGAAAATAATACTTTGTGGCCTGAACACAAACTCtcgttaaaaatagaaaatattttacatcaaGAAAAATCTAACTATCAAgatattttagtaattaaaac AAAATTCCATGGAATAGTTTTAATATTAGATGGCATAATTCAATGTACTGAACACGATGAATTTTCTTATCAAGAAATGATCTCTTTCCTACCACTTTGTGCTCACCCTAACCCTTCAAAAGTACTTATAGTTGGTGGTGGAGATGGTGGAGTTGCTCGTGAAGTAGCCAAACACCCCCTGGTAAAAGAAATTGTCCAGGTGGAAATCGATGAAAGAGTAATTGAAGTgagcaaaaagtttttaccaTTTATGGCAATTGGATTTCAATCCCCAAAATTAACGCTAAAAATTTGTGATGGTTTTGAATATTTACGCCAAAATCCCGGCCAATTCGACGTTATCATAACGGATTCAAGCGACCCTATCGGTCCGGCAAGTAATCTTTTTACAGAGTCCTATTTCGGATTGTTAAAGAAAACTTTGAAAAGTAACGGGATTATTTGTTCTCAAGCTGGATCGATTTGGGAAAATTGCACTGAAATTAGGAACTTAATGAACGGTTGTAAGCAACATTTTAATGTGGTAAAATATGGTATTTCTTCCGTACCTACATATCCAACTGGGCATATTGGGTTCATTTTGGCGAGTGATGATGAAAAGAAAGTATTTGAAGAAccgtgttttaaatttaattctcagGAATTAGAAGATAAGAAATTAAAGTATTATAGTTATGAAATGCATAAATCTGCTTTTGTGTTACCAAATGTAttctctaaaattttatatgaataa